One Edaphobacter flagellatus genomic region harbors:
- a CDS encoding GNAT family N-acetyltransferase → MPVSESTASTRERVGGAVVRKAKLPDAVNIFELVNSLSGDGTLLRRSYAEICENVRDFSVAESESGVFLGCGALHLYGPHLAEVRSIVVKPEAKGQGAGGRLLRALLEEAEEQSVTSVCLFTRIPDFFFHFGFRVVDRTVLPDKIYKDCQTCPRLYACDEVAMARGPIPKTAVLGPSRLPQNELVKLQAGSIATVNPK, encoded by the coding sequence ATGCCTGTCAGCGAATCGACTGCGTCGACGCGTGAACGCGTTGGCGGAGCGGTTGTGCGCAAGGCGAAGCTTCCGGATGCGGTGAACATCTTCGAGCTGGTGAACTCGCTTTCGGGCGATGGCACGTTGCTGCGCCGAAGCTATGCGGAGATATGCGAGAACGTTCGCGATTTTTCGGTCGCGGAGAGCGAGAGCGGCGTCTTTCTGGGCTGCGGCGCGCTGCATCTTTATGGGCCGCATCTTGCCGAGGTGCGTTCCATCGTGGTGAAGCCGGAGGCGAAGGGACAGGGAGCTGGTGGTCGGTTGCTGCGTGCTCTGCTGGAAGAGGCGGAGGAGCAGAGCGTGACTTCGGTCTGCCTGTTTACGCGTATTCCCGACTTCTTCTTTCACTTCGGATTTCGCGTCGTTGACCGGACGGTTCTGCCGGACAAGATCTACAAGGACTGCCAGACATGTCCACGGCTTTATGCGTGCGATGAGGTAGCGATGGCGCGTGGGCCGATTCCGAAGACGGCAGTGCTGGGGCCAAGCCGGTTGCCACAGAACGAGTTGGTCAAGTTGCAGGCGGGATCGATTGCTACGGTCAATCCGAAGTAG
- the argH gene encoding argininosuccinate lyase: MWSGRFREPLDPGFESWQRSFPFDVRLLPQEVAASKAHARAIAAAGILTDAELVKMLDGLDGVIPAALEEAKSAKLDAASAAAIAALHPEAEDIHHFVELTLTKQIGDLALKLHTGRSRNEQIATDMRLFVRDAIDETLAGLLAWREALIATAKAAGDAVMPSYTHLQRAEPVLVAHWLLAYVSMLERDFSRLKDCRVRLNFCPLGSGAIAGATLKLDRHIAASALNFDGPTPNSMDATSDRDFALEFMQNLAVLGLHISRFAEELTLHSTAEFGFLDLPERFSTGSSAMPQKKNPDLTELIRGKAGRLQGAAITLATIVKGLPLAYNKDLQEGQEPVFDAADTISGMLRLLPEFTGALRFRADVMKAAAEKGYLNAMAAATYLTHKGVPFRKAHEKIGQAVRLGLETGRELNELTLDELRGFGEEFAADFFDAITLEATLDCHDVIGGTARAQVKDALEGASQRIATDRALLASLYSKKAGDSANVGLEQTAIV; encoded by the coding sequence ATGTGGTCGGGGCGGTTCCGTGAACCGCTCGATCCTGGGTTCGAGTCGTGGCAGCGTTCGTTTCCTTTCGATGTGCGGCTGCTTCCACAGGAAGTGGCCGCGTCGAAGGCGCACGCTCGCGCCATCGCCGCTGCCGGCATTCTGACTGACGCCGAACTGGTGAAGATGCTCGATGGTCTCGATGGCGTGATTCCGGCGGCGCTCGAAGAGGCGAAGAGCGCAAAACTGGATGCCGCTTCGGCTGCTGCGATTGCTGCGTTGCATCCCGAAGCCGAAGATATCCATCATTTCGTCGAACTGACGTTGACGAAGCAGATTGGCGATCTTGCGCTGAAGCTCCACACAGGCCGCAGCCGCAACGAACAGATTGCGACTGACATGCGTCTGTTTGTGCGCGATGCGATTGACGAGACGCTCGCTGGCCTGCTCGCGTGGCGCGAGGCGCTGATTGCCACGGCGAAGGCCGCAGGCGATGCTGTGATGCCTTCGTATACACATCTGCAGCGTGCGGAGCCGGTGCTTGTCGCACACTGGCTGTTGGCGTATGTCTCGATGCTCGAGCGCGATTTCTCGCGGTTGAAGGATTGTCGCGTACGGTTGAACTTCTGTCCGCTTGGCTCGGGAGCAATTGCTGGCGCGACGCTGAAGCTGGACCGTCACATCGCTGCTTCTGCGTTGAATTTTGATGGGCCGACGCCGAACAGTATGGATGCGACGAGCGATCGCGATTTTGCGCTGGAGTTTATGCAGAATCTCGCTGTGCTCGGCCTGCACATCTCGCGGTTTGCCGAGGAGCTAACGTTGCATTCGACCGCAGAGTTTGGCTTCCTCGATCTGCCGGAGCGGTTTTCGACGGGCTCGAGCGCGATGCCGCAGAAGAAGAATCCTGACCTGACGGAATTGATTCGCGGCAAGGCCGGACGCCTGCAAGGAGCGGCGATTACGCTGGCGACGATCGTCAAAGGGCTTCCGCTGGCTTACAACAAGGACCTGCAGGAAGGGCAAGAGCCTGTGTTCGATGCGGCGGATACGATCAGCGGGATGCTGCGTCTGCTGCCGGAGTTTACGGGTGCGCTGCGGTTCCGCGCGGATGTGATGAAAGCTGCTGCGGAGAAAGGCTATCTGAACGCGATGGCTGCTGCGACGTATCTCACGCACAAGGGCGTTCCGTTTCGCAAGGCGCATGAGAAGATCGGCCAGGCGGTTCGGCTTGGGCTGGAGACAGGGCGTGAGCTGAACGAGCTTACGCTGGATGAGCTGCGCGGCTTCGGCGAGGAGTTTGCCGCGGACTTCTTCGATGCCATTACGCTCGAGGCTACGCTCGATTGCCACGACGTGATCGGCGGAACGGCTCGCGCGCAGGTGAAGGATGCCTTGGAAGGTGCGTCGCAGAGGATTGCGACGGATCGGGCCTTGCTTGCATCTTTATACTCGAAGAAGGCGGGTGACTCCGCGAACGTGGGTTTGGAGCAAACAGCAATTGTCTAA
- the argF gene encoding ornithine carbamoyltransferase, with protein MGSKTVVMNTKPDANEETPARKPAVTLGIQSDTAFNEAAKRLCGRDLCSVSDLTVEETAAIMELAHAVKNHPEDFRHALDAKQMVMFFEKASLRTRLTFESAINTLGGNAIFVDQTQSPLGERESLSDMARNLERWMSVIVLRTYSHETITEMASCSRIPVVNALSDLEHPCQALADFLTLEERFGSAEGLRFTYVGDGNNVCHSLMLMAAQLGAHCTVATPKGFAPKLDIIHKAIEIAELTGGSITLLHDPVKAVTGADAVYTDVCTSMGFEHEATKRAPIFKPYQVNEELMKHAQQDAVFMHCLPAHRNAEVTDAVLDGPQSIVFDQAENRMHAQKALLLMLLGGAKRITSGRGRGTQARKRPSLT; from the coding sequence ATGGGTAGCAAGACAGTTGTGATGAATACAAAACCGGACGCAAACGAAGAGACGCCGGCACGTAAGCCTGCCGTCACACTGGGCATTCAGTCGGATACGGCATTTAACGAGGCGGCGAAGCGCCTATGTGGACGCGACCTCTGTTCGGTCTCCGACCTCACGGTGGAAGAGACAGCAGCCATTATGGAGCTGGCGCATGCGGTGAAGAACCATCCCGAGGACTTCCGTCATGCACTCGATGCCAAGCAGATGGTGATGTTCTTCGAGAAGGCATCGCTTCGCACACGTCTTACGTTCGAATCTGCAATTAATACGCTTGGCGGCAATGCGATCTTTGTCGATCAGACGCAGTCACCGCTCGGTGAACGTGAGTCGCTTTCGGATATGGCGCGGAACCTCGAGCGCTGGATGAGCGTGATCGTGCTGCGCACTTACTCGCACGAGACGATCACGGAGATGGCTTCGTGCTCCAGGATTCCAGTCGTCAACGCGCTATCGGACCTCGAGCATCCCTGTCAGGCGCTCGCGGACTTCCTGACGCTGGAAGAGCGCTTCGGATCGGCTGAGGGCCTTCGGTTTACCTATGTAGGCGACGGCAACAATGTGTGTCACTCATTGATGTTGATGGCGGCACAGCTTGGTGCGCACTGCACGGTGGCGACGCCGAAAGGATTCGCGCCAAAGCTCGACATCATCCATAAAGCCATCGAGATCGCAGAATTGACTGGTGGTAGCATCACGCTGCTGCACGATCCGGTCAAGGCGGTTACGGGAGCGGACGCCGTCTATACGGATGTCTGCACCAGCATGGGCTTCGAGCACGAGGCGACCAAGCGTGCGCCGATCTTCAAGCCGTATCAGGTCAACGAAGAGCTGATGAAGCATGCGCAGCAGGATGCTGTCTTTATGCATTGCTTGCCTGCTCACCGCAACGCTGAGGTGACCGATGCTGTGCTCGATGGTCCGCAGTCGATCGTCTTCGACCAGGCGGAGAACCGCATGCATGCGCAGAAGGCTCTGTTGCTGATGCTGCTGGGTGGAGCGAAGCGCATTACCAGCGGACGCGGGCGCGGCACGCAGGCGCGCAAACGTCCTTCGCTGACATAG
- a CDS encoding aspartate aminotransferase family protein — MNLASIQAAENKLLLNTYERNPYLFVSGNGVYLRDENDNHFLDLLSGIGVSALGYGHPAIEQAIAHQSARLLHTSNLFFHEGTANLALRLTEISGLDRVFFCNSGTEAWEAALKLARANATKAREEGRKIGTKFLALEHSFHGRTMGSVATTHKDKYRLPFAPVMPDVEFVRFNDVADLRAKFSTDVCGICIEPVQGEGGIHPVSQEFFAAARELCDSTGALLLADEIQSGLGRTGKWFAYQHYGILPDVTTLAKPIAGGIPMGAMLCSEKAAAAITPGMHGTTFGGGPLACAVAIAVIDTMQRENMLAHIEEVGGFFRSELESLKQRHDCITEVRGLGLMLGIELNSAELAKRVAAQMMERHIIINRTSETVLRFLPPYILEREHVTIAVTALDELLKANTELAGASPAGEKIHG, encoded by the coding sequence ATGAACCTGGCATCGATTCAGGCTGCAGAGAATAAACTGCTGCTGAATACCTACGAGCGGAATCCCTACCTGTTTGTCAGTGGCAACGGAGTCTATCTCCGCGATGAGAATGACAACCACTTCCTCGATCTGCTTAGTGGCATCGGCGTCTCTGCGCTTGGCTATGGACATCCCGCGATTGAGCAGGCAATCGCGCACCAGAGTGCGCGGTTGCTGCATACGTCGAACCTCTTCTTTCATGAAGGCACTGCAAACCTTGCTCTGCGATTGACTGAGATCAGTGGGCTTGATCGCGTCTTCTTCTGTAACAGTGGGACCGAGGCGTGGGAGGCAGCACTGAAGCTTGCTCGCGCCAATGCGACCAAGGCGCGTGAAGAGGGCAGGAAGATCGGCACGAAGTTTCTTGCGCTCGAACACAGCTTCCACGGCCGCACGATGGGCTCGGTAGCGACGACGCACAAGGATAAATATCGCCTGCCGTTTGCCCCCGTGATGCCGGATGTTGAGTTCGTCCGCTTTAACGATGTTGCCGACCTGCGCGCGAAGTTCTCAACCGATGTTTGCGGCATCTGCATCGAGCCTGTGCAGGGCGAGGGCGGTATTCATCCCGTCTCGCAGGAGTTTTTTGCGGCAGCGCGTGAGCTTTGCGACTCGACCGGAGCGTTGCTGCTCGCCGACGAGATTCAGAGTGGTCTCGGACGCACAGGCAAATGGTTCGCCTACCAGCACTACGGCATTCTGCCCGATGTAACAACACTGGCAAAGCCGATCGCCGGAGGAATTCCGATGGGCGCGATGCTGTGCTCTGAGAAGGCTGCTGCGGCCATTACGCCAGGCATGCACGGTACAACCTTCGGCGGTGGTCCACTGGCCTGTGCCGTGGCTATCGCTGTGATCGATACGATGCAGCGCGAGAATATGCTTGCTCACATCGAAGAGGTCGGCGGATTCTTCCGTTCGGAGCTGGAGAGCCTAAAGCAGCGTCACGACTGCATTACTGAAGTTCGCGGACTCGGCCTGATGCTGGGCATTGAGTTAAACTCCGCCGAGCTTGCCAAGCGCGTTGCTGCGCAGATGATGGAGCGCCATATCATCATCAACCGGACCAGCGAGACGGTGCTGCGTTTTCTGCCTCCATACATCCTGGAGCGCGAGCATGTGACGATTGCCGTCACTGCGCTCGACGAGCTTCTAAAAGCCAACACGGAACTTGCCGGCGCTTCGCCGGCGGGAGAGAAGATACATGGGTAG
- the argB gene encoding acetylglutamate kinase, with translation MRFVVKLGGAGLENPKLLHATGKAIAELVADGNKVAVVHGGGVQLTKTLAQLGKKSEFISGLRVTDAETRDAALMVLAGRVNKSLVASLATHGQAAVGLSGGDGHVFRARKKKTNPDLGFVGEIAATDPRWIEAIWTMHAVPVISSIALGFDGEYYNINADEMAAACAIATKADALVFLTDVPGVKGADGTVMRWLSLPQIPLLEKQQVISGGMLPKLNACREALTHGVKRVRILPAESAALLPDICSTRVNDGTEVMVA, from the coding sequence GTGAGATTCGTTGTAAAACTTGGCGGCGCTGGCCTGGAGAATCCAAAGCTGCTGCACGCCACCGGCAAAGCGATTGCCGAGTTGGTAGCCGACGGTAACAAGGTTGCCGTGGTACATGGCGGTGGTGTCCAGCTGACGAAGACGCTGGCGCAGCTTGGTAAAAAGAGTGAGTTCATCTCCGGTCTTCGTGTGACCGATGCCGAGACGCGCGATGCTGCGCTGATGGTTCTGGCCGGACGTGTCAACAAGTCGCTCGTGGCCTCGCTGGCCACGCATGGACAAGCTGCTGTGGGGCTCTCTGGCGGAGATGGTCACGTATTCCGCGCACGCAAAAAGAAGACCAATCCCGATCTCGGCTTCGTCGGCGAGATCGCCGCGACCGATCCGCGCTGGATCGAGGCCATCTGGACGATGCACGCTGTGCCGGTCATCTCGTCCATTGCACTTGGCTTCGATGGGGAGTACTACAATATCAATGCTGATGAGATGGCTGCAGCCTGCGCTATTGCGACTAAGGCCGACGCGCTGGTCTTCCTGACCGACGTGCCGGGAGTCAAAGGTGCTGACGGCACTGTGATGCGATGGCTGTCCCTTCCGCAGATTCCGCTGCTGGAGAAGCAGCAGGTGATCTCCGGCGGCATGTTGCCTAAGCTGAATGCTTGTCGCGAGGCGCTGACGCATGGTGTCAAGCGCGTACGCATTCTTCCTGCGGAGTCCGCGGCACTGCTGCCGGACATCTGCTCCACACGAGTCAACGACGGAACGGAGGTCATGGTCGCATGA
- the argC gene encoding N-acetyl-gamma-glutamyl-phosphate reductase, whose protein sequence is MRRVPRVAVAGVSGYAGGELARLLLRHPGMQGIAPMFLGRAGETATESTTTIEEIHPHLSMIAASSSHAVQPFHWDRIADAGTEILFMATPHEQSREWAPEAIARGIRVIDLSGAWRLHDDANRAVYKLHDADAAQAAKLQAEAVFGCPELHRDAIRTARLVANPGCYSTSVILALAPLTQAGVIDLDRGIICDSKSGVSGAGKAPTSKTHFMYAADNLSAYAVFGHRHTGELLEQLHLSADQIQFTPHLLPIPRGILSTIYLRLKKKTAASELSELFQSFYKDSPMVRLHTTPQLPQIQHVVRTNFCDIGFTLAEDGQRLVIVSCLDNLLKGAAGQAVQNMNVMCGWKEEEGLL, encoded by the coding sequence GTGCGGCGTGTGCCGCGTGTTGCCGTTGCCGGAGTGAGCGGCTATGCCGGGGGCGAGCTCGCCCGCCTGCTTCTGCGTCACCCTGGTATGCAGGGCATTGCACCTATGTTTCTGGGCCGCGCTGGAGAGACGGCGACTGAGTCCACGACGACGATCGAGGAGATTCATCCTCACCTGTCGATGATTGCCGCCAGCTCTTCCCACGCAGTGCAGCCATTTCACTGGGACCGCATCGCCGATGCAGGCACAGAAATTCTCTTCATGGCGACGCCGCATGAGCAGTCACGTGAGTGGGCTCCGGAAGCGATCGCCCGTGGCATCCGCGTTATTGATCTCAGCGGAGCGTGGCGGCTGCACGACGATGCGAACCGTGCAGTCTACAAATTGCATGATGCCGACGCAGCGCAGGCGGCGAAGCTTCAGGCCGAGGCAGTCTTCGGATGCCCGGAGCTGCACCGCGATGCTATCCGCACGGCGCGTTTGGTTGCCAATCCTGGCTGCTACTCCACTTCGGTTATCCTCGCGCTTGCTCCGCTGACGCAGGCTGGAGTAATTGATCTCGACCGCGGCATCATCTGCGACTCGAAGTCTGGCGTTAGTGGAGCTGGCAAAGCTCCCACGTCGAAGACGCATTTCATGTATGCAGCTGACAATCTTTCTGCCTATGCAGTCTTCGGTCATCGGCATACGGGCGAGCTGCTGGAGCAGCTGCATCTCAGCGCCGATCAGATTCAGTTCACGCCGCATCTGCTGCCGATCCCACGCGGCATTCTGTCGACGATCTACCTGAGGCTCAAGAAAAAGACCGCAGCGTCCGAACTCAGCGAGCTGTTCCAATCCTTCTATAAGGACAGCCCGATGGTGCGCTTGCACACGACGCCGCAGCTGCCGCAGATTCAGCATGTCGTGCGCACAAACTTCTGCGACATCGGCTTTACACTCGCCGAAGACGGCCAACGCCTAGTGATTGTCTCGTGTCTCGATAATCTCTTGAAGGGGGCAGCAGGTCAGGCGGTACAAAACATGAATGTGATGTGTGGTTGGAAGGAAGAGGAGGGGCTGCTGTGA
- a CDS encoding arginine repressor — MKQQRHTVIRELLSKAPISNQDELRQKLAGRGFYVTQATLSRDIHELKLSKGPGGYSLSNGNGDEEDSLPGIREVLQSFGLEVRQAMNLLVLITKTSGAQPIAAGIDYEDFPEVVGTIAGDDAVLIICPDMEQATKLKTKIEGYLG, encoded by the coding sequence ATGAAACAGCAACGTCATACCGTAATTCGAGAGCTGCTTAGTAAAGCGCCCATCTCGAATCAGGACGAGTTACGGCAAAAATTAGCAGGGCGTGGGTTCTATGTTACACAAGCCACCCTCTCCCGTGACATTCACGAGCTGAAATTGTCGAAAGGACCGGGCGGATATTCGCTGTCGAACGGCAATGGAGACGAGGAAGATTCACTTCCCGGCATCCGTGAAGTACTGCAGAGTTTTGGTTTGGAAGTGCGCCAGGCGATGAACCTGCTGGTGCTGATTACGAAGACCAGTGGTGCGCAACCTATCGCCGCCGGCATTGATTACGAGGATTTTCCGGAGGTTGTGGGAACCATCGCCGGGGACGACGCCGTACTGATTATCTGCCCCGATATGGAGCAGGCAACGAAGTTGAAGACGAAGATCGAAGGTTATCTTGGCTAA